From the genome of Methanothrix soehngenii GP6:
GGACGGCAGCCTGGTCAATGTCAAAGCGGAGTACGAGGACTGCAGAAGGATTGCAAAAGAGGCAGGCGTTCCCTTGCGCATGGTCATTAAAAAAGCGGAAGAATTGGGTTGGCGGGCAGCAGATAAATGAATCGTGCCATCCCTTTGATTTCCATTTGATCTATGCGGTTTTTTATAACTATGCTGCCCGCGTGTCCTCTTCCCTGCTCTCTATTTATTCTAATAACCTTTTCATTATACTAATATAGTCTTGGTAGTAATTCCTAATATATATAGTTTTTGTAATTAATAGTGTCGTAAGATTGATTAATCTGCCCGAAGAGAAAGCTCCCATGATGCATTTTGACTCTTCCATCAGGCTCTTTGACCAGGCTAAAAGACTGATGCCCGGCGGGGTCTCAAGCCCCGTGCGCGCCATATCTCCTTATCCCTTCTACACCGCTCGGGCAATAGGCCCCTATCTATGGGACTGCGACGGCAACAGGTTCATCGATTACTGCCTGGCCTACGGCCCCATGATCCTGGGCCACCGCCATCCTGCCATAAGAGAAGCGGTTTCGGATCAGATGGACCGGGGCTGGCTTTATGGTACGCCAAGCGAGCTGGAGGTCCGGCTTGCGGAAAGGGTGTCCTCCCTCTACCCCAGCATGGAGCGGCTGCGCTTTGTGAGCAGCGGAACCGAGGCCACCATGGCAGCGATTCGAGTGGCCCGGGGGAGCACCGGCAGGGATATGATCATCAAGATCGAGGGCGGATTCCATGGCGCTCATGATAGCGTCCTGGTCAAAGCGGGCTCTGGTGCCACTACCCTGGGCATTCCCGACTCACGGGGCGTCCCAAGAGATGCCACCAAAAATACCATTCAGGTGCCCTACAACGACCCAGCTGCCCTGGAGGAGGTCCTGGAGCGTTTCTCCGGCCGGATCGCCTGCCTGATCATGGAGCCGGTCCTGGGAAATATCGGCCCCATCCTGCCGGATAAGGGCTACCTGCAGACGGCGCGCCGCCTGACGGAGAAGAACGATGTCCTCCTGATCTTCGACGAGGTTATAACCGGATTCCGGCTCTCCCTGGGCGG
Proteins encoded in this window:
- the hemL gene encoding glutamate-1-semialdehyde 2,1-aminomutase is translated as MMHFDSSIRLFDQAKRLMPGGVSSPVRAISPYPFYTARAIGPYLWDCDGNRFIDYCLAYGPMILGHRHPAIREAVSDQMDRGWLYGTPSELEVRLAERVSSLYPSMERLRFVSSGTEATMAAIRVARGSTGRDMIIKIEGGFHGAHDSVLVKAGSGATTLGIPDSRGVPRDATKNTIQVPYNDPAALEEVLERFSGRIACLIMEPVLGNIGPILPDKGYLQTARRLTEKNDVLLIFDEVITGFRLSLGGAQELFGIKPDLTTLGKIIGGGFPIGVFGGRADLMDQVAPGGAIYQAGTYNGSPASLAAGLATLDVMEKEDTINKLNRSGESMRLALKDMVEDLGQDWSVVGIASMFKVFFGPEPHNYAQALRCDRQGYFEFFRRMLDSGIFLTPSQYETDFISAAHNQDVIETTLEAFRSCLKS